The proteins below come from a single Salinivibrio kushneri genomic window:
- the rlmE gene encoding 23S rRNA (uridine(2552)-2'-O)-methyltransferase RlmE — protein MANKKHSASSGRWLKEHFDDKYVHEAQKKGYRSRAIFKLEEIQQKDRILKPGMTVVDLGAAPGGWSQYAATQVGDDGQVIACDILPMDPMPGVSFLQGDFREQAVLDTLLERIQPNQVDVVMSDMAPNMSGNQAADQPKAMYLVELALEMCREVLGPKGSFVVKVFQGEGFDQYLAEVRKMFTAVKIRKPDSSRARSREVYIVATGYKL, from the coding sequence ATGGCGAATAAAAAACACTCTGCCAGCTCAGGACGCTGGCTGAAAGAACACTTCGACGATAAATACGTTCATGAAGCGCAGAAAAAAGGGTATCGGTCTCGGGCCATTTTTAAGCTAGAAGAGATTCAGCAAAAAGATCGCATCTTAAAGCCGGGAATGACCGTGGTCGATCTGGGCGCTGCTCCTGGAGGTTGGTCGCAGTATGCAGCGACACAAGTCGGTGACGACGGGCAAGTGATTGCTTGCGATATCTTACCCATGGATCCCATGCCAGGTGTTAGCTTTCTTCAAGGGGATTTTCGCGAACAAGCGGTGCTCGACACCTTGCTCGAGCGCATTCAACCCAACCAAGTTGATGTGGTGATGTCTGACATGGCGCCAAATATGAGCGGCAATCAGGCGGCCGATCAACCCAAAGCGATGTATTTGGTCGAACTGGCATTAGAGATGTGCCGTGAAGTGCTGGGGCCGAAAGGCAGCTTCGTGGTAAAAGTTTTTCAGGGCGAAGGCTTTGATCAGTATTTGGCCGAGGTGCGTAAAATGTTTACAGCGGTCAAAATTCGAAAACCCGACTCATCCCGTGCAAGGTCGCGAGAAGTCTACATTGTGGCTACAGGTTATAAACTGTAG
- the yhbY gene encoding ribosome assembly RNA-binding protein YhbY, whose product MKLSTKQKQHLKGLAHPLKPVVLMGANGLTEAVVAEIELALDHHELIKVKVASEDRETKNLIVDAILRETGAEKVQVIGKTLVIYRQSEERKIELPRK is encoded by the coding sequence ATGAAACTCAGCACCAAACAAAAACAGCATCTCAAAGGACTGGCTCACCCGCTTAAGCCTGTCGTCTTAATGGGCGCCAACGGTTTAACTGAAGCCGTGGTCGCTGAAATTGAGCTTGCGCTTGATCACCACGAGCTGATTAAAGTGAAAGTCGCTTCGGAAGACCGTGAGACCAAAAACCTGATTGTCGACGCGATCCTTCGGGAAACAGGCGCTGAAAAAGTGCAGGTAATCGGTAAAACCTTAGTGATTTATCGCCAAAGCGAAGAGCGCAAAATTGAATTACCACGCAAATAA
- the greA gene encoding transcription elongation factor GreA, producing the protein MDKVPMTVRGEQLLREELDKLIKRRPEISNAIAEARELGDLKENAEYHAAREEQGICEAQIRDIEYKLSVAQVIDVTKMPNNGKVIFGATVTLIDVSTDEEVTYRIVGDDEADIKANLISVNSPIARGLIGKEEGEEVSITTPGGVKEFEIDSVDYV; encoded by the coding sequence ATGGATAAAGTGCCAATGACCGTACGCGGTGAGCAGCTGCTACGAGAAGAGCTGGACAAGTTGATCAAGCGTCGCCCTGAGATCTCCAACGCCATTGCAGAGGCGCGTGAACTCGGTGACTTAAAAGAAAACGCAGAATATCATGCGGCTCGTGAAGAGCAGGGCATTTGTGAGGCGCAAATCCGTGATATCGAATACAAGCTGTCGGTGGCACAGGTGATTGATGTCACTAAGATGCCGAATAATGGCAAAGTGATTTTTGGCGCGACGGTCACCTTGATTGATGTGAGCACTGACGAAGAAGTGACCTATCGAATCGTGGGTGATGACGAAGCCGACATCAAAGCGAATTTAATTTCGGTGAATTCTCCCATCGCGCGCGGTCTGATTGGTAAAGAAGAAGGCGAAGAAGTGAGCATCACCACCCCAGGTGGCGTCAAAGAGTTTGAAATTGATAGTGTCGATTACGTATAG
- the dacB gene encoding D-alanyl-D-alanine carboxypeptidase/D-alanyl-D-alanine-endopeptidase, which translates to MLSALFRRLAPMAIFLVPFASASAPSLTLEQLTPLLPQGSQVALWVSDAQQNQPQISEQADALLPPASTQKLLTGLAARLYLPSTFRFSTRLVQTGDDIALIFNGDPLLTRKDIRQLLSQLPRRGLDTINNLYLDGHAFAGRTRAPGWPWDILAVCYSAPSTAITLNHNCVQGAIYSQPDSTLTRVHVPDHQPVSVENQARAVSEDEQATRHCGLDLTATPQNTYYFSGCLPHRERPLPLNFAVQTPSTYVKAIVADELARLNVRVKGDIRVARAPSQSRELARHQSAPLTSLLTTMLRDSDNLIADNLLKALGRRYFQQPGSYRNGVAAVKAILQEAGIDLSQAVLVDGSGLSRNNRLSARQLAEVMHYITTHPALGMAQMLPTAGIDGTLKYRQSIRHAPIKGRLKAKSGSLYGSFNLAGILEDDSGKQHIVVQLVSHYHPEEDAQPENVPSPITQFEREFYMALIRGQLRPTLAQSH; encoded by the coding sequence ATGCTGTCCGCTCTTTTCCGCCGCCTCGCCCCCATGGCGATTTTCCTCGTGCCGTTTGCATCGGCCTCCGCGCCGTCGTTAACACTGGAACAACTGACACCGTTACTCCCTCAAGGCAGCCAAGTCGCGCTATGGGTGAGTGATGCGCAGCAAAATCAGCCCCAGATCAGTGAGCAAGCCGATGCGCTGCTGCCCCCGGCCAGTACACAAAAACTCCTCACTGGACTCGCCGCTCGACTTTATTTACCAAGCACTTTCCGGTTTTCCACCCGATTGGTGCAAACCGGTGATGACATCGCCCTTATTTTTAACGGTGACCCCTTACTGACTCGAAAAGATATTCGTCAACTGCTGAGTCAATTACCGCGTCGTGGCCTCGATACCATTAACAACCTCTATCTGGATGGTCATGCGTTTGCGGGTCGCACCCGTGCGCCAGGCTGGCCATGGGACATTTTAGCGGTCTGCTACAGTGCACCTTCCACGGCAATCACCCTCAATCACAACTGTGTGCAAGGGGCGATTTATAGCCAGCCTGATAGCACGTTGACACGCGTGCATGTTCCTGACCACCAGCCCGTTTCAGTAGAGAACCAAGCGCGAGCGGTAAGCGAGGACGAACAAGCTACCCGCCATTGCGGTCTCGATCTCACCGCGACACCGCAAAATACGTATTATTTTTCCGGTTGCCTCCCGCACCGGGAGCGTCCGCTGCCACTCAACTTTGCCGTACAGACCCCTTCGACTTACGTCAAAGCCATTGTGGCCGATGAGCTCGCGCGCCTAAATGTGCGCGTGAAAGGCGATATCCGAGTGGCGCGAGCACCCAGCCAGTCACGCGAGTTGGCTCGTCACCAGTCAGCGCCCCTTACCTCCCTGCTAACCACGATGCTGCGCGACTCTGACAACCTCATTGCCGACAATCTTCTCAAAGCCTTAGGGCGCCGCTACTTTCAGCAGCCTGGCTCTTATCGCAATGGCGTCGCGGCGGTGAAAGCGATATTGCAGGAGGCTGGGATTGACCTATCACAGGCCGTACTGGTCGATGGGTCAGGGCTGTCTCGTAATAATCGTCTCAGCGCCCGCCAACTGGCGGAAGTGATGCATTACATCACCACTCACCCAGCACTCGGCATGGCTCAAATGCTCCCTACTGCCGGCATAGATGGGACCCTCAAGTATCGCCAGAGCATTCGTCATGCTCCCATAAAAGGGCGATTAAAGGCCAAAAGTGGCTCGCTGTATGGCAGCTTTAATCTAGCTGGGATTCTGGAAGATGATTCAGGAAAACAGCATATCGTGGTGCAACTTGTCAGTCATTATCATCCTGAGGAAGACGCGCAGCCGGAAAATGTTCCCTCGCCGATTACTCAGTTTGAGCGTGAGTTTTATATGGCGCTGATCCGCGGTCAGTTACGGCCTACACTGGCACAGTCTCACTGA
- the carB gene encoding carbamoyl-phosphate synthase large subunit, which yields MPKRTDIKSILILGAGPIIIGQACEFDYSGAQACKALREEGYRVILVNSNPATIMTDPEMADATYIEPIQWQVVKHIIEKERPDAVLPTMGGQTGLNCALDLERHGVLAEFGVEMIGATADAIDKAEDRHRFDEAMQSIGLDCPRAGIAHSMDEAHKVLDEVGFPCIIRPSFTMGGTGGGIAYNQEEFKEICERGLDLSPTNELLIDESLIGWKEYEMEVVRDKNDNCIIVCSIENFDAMGVHTGDSITVAPAQTLTDKEYQLMRNASLAVLREIGVETGGSNVQFGINPKNGRMVIIEMNPRVSRSSALASKATGFPIAKVAAKLAVGFTLDELMNDITGGATPASFEPTIDYVVTKIPRFNFEKFAGANDRLTTQMKSVGEVMAIGRNQQESLQKALRGLEVGAAGFDEMVNLDDDTALTKIRHELKEPGAERIWYIADAFRAGMSVDGVFNLTNIDRWFLVQIEDIVKHEQQVREQGFAGLNKAALRQLKRKGFSDARLAALLGVSEIEVRKLRDKFQIHPVYKRVDTCAAEFSSDTAYMYSTYDEECESQPTDKKKIMVIGGGPNRIGQGIEFDYCCVHASLALREDGFETIMVNCNPETVSTDYDTSDRLYFEPITLEDVLAIVNVEKPEGVIVQYGGQTPLKLARDLEAAGVPIIGTSPDAIDRAEDRERFQDAVQRLGLKQPANATVTALEQAVEKAKEIGYPLVVRPSYVLGGRAMEIVYDETDLRRYFNEAVSVSHESPVLLDHFLDDATEVDIDAVCDGETAVIGGIMEHIEQAGVHSGDSACSLPAYTLSDDIQDRMREQVRKLALELGVNGLVNTQFAVKDDEIYLIEVNPRAARTVPFVSKATGVPLAKIAARVMAGRSLAEQGFVKEVIPPYYSVKEVVLPFNKFPGVDPLLGPEMRSTGEVMGVGDTFAEAFAKADLACGKAYSEGGRALLSVRNNDKQRVVDLAAKLLKLGFELDATHGTAVILGEAGINPRLVNKVHEGRPHILDRIKNGEYSYIVNTTEGRQAIEDSKVLRRGALAAKVNYTTTLNAAFATCMALTAADMSKVNPVQSLHARVLTTS from the coding sequence ATGCCAAAACGCACAGACATAAAAAGCATTCTTATCTTGGGTGCAGGCCCTATCATCATTGGCCAAGCCTGCGAATTTGACTACTCAGGGGCGCAAGCGTGTAAAGCCCTGCGCGAAGAGGGTTATCGTGTCATTCTAGTGAACTCCAATCCAGCCACTATCATGACCGATCCAGAGATGGCCGATGCCACTTACATTGAACCTATTCAGTGGCAAGTGGTGAAACACATTATCGAGAAAGAGCGTCCGGATGCTGTGCTGCCGACCATGGGTGGCCAGACAGGTTTGAACTGCGCTCTGGATCTTGAGCGTCATGGCGTGTTAGCCGAGTTTGGCGTGGAAATGATTGGCGCCACGGCTGATGCGATTGATAAAGCCGAGGACCGTCATCGCTTTGATGAGGCGATGCAAAGCATCGGTTTGGATTGTCCGCGTGCGGGCATCGCCCACAGCATGGATGAAGCGCACAAGGTGCTCGACGAAGTGGGCTTTCCTTGTATTATCCGCCCCTCCTTTACCATGGGCGGCACTGGCGGGGGCATTGCCTACAACCAAGAAGAGTTTAAAGAGATTTGCGAGCGAGGGCTCGATTTATCTCCCACCAATGAGTTGCTCATCGATGAGTCACTCATTGGCTGGAAAGAGTACGAAATGGAAGTGGTGCGGGATAAAAATGATAACTGCATCATTGTCTGCTCGATTGAAAACTTCGACGCCATGGGGGTTCACACGGGTGACTCTATCACGGTCGCACCGGCACAGACCCTGACCGACAAAGAATACCAATTGATGCGTAATGCATCACTGGCGGTGCTGCGCGAAATTGGCGTTGAAACCGGCGGTTCGAACGTACAATTTGGTATTAACCCCAAAAATGGCCGTATGGTGATCATCGAGATGAACCCACGCGTGTCACGCTCTTCTGCGCTCGCGTCAAAAGCAACCGGCTTCCCGATTGCCAAAGTGGCGGCCAAACTGGCGGTGGGTTTTACCCTTGATGAGCTGATGAACGATATTACCGGTGGTGCCACGCCAGCGTCATTCGAGCCGACCATTGATTATGTCGTGACTAAAATCCCACGCTTTAACTTTGAAAAATTTGCCGGTGCCAACGACCGCTTAACCACCCAGATGAAGTCAGTGGGTGAGGTGATGGCGATTGGACGTAACCAGCAAGAATCATTGCAAAAAGCACTGCGCGGCCTAGAAGTCGGGGCGGCGGGCTTTGACGAAATGGTGAACCTGGATGACGATACGGCATTGACCAAAATCCGTCATGAACTCAAAGAGCCAGGCGCAGAGCGGATTTGGTACATTGCCGATGCTTTCCGCGCAGGGATGTCGGTTGATGGGGTGTTTAACCTGACCAATATCGATCGTTGGTTCTTGGTGCAAATCGAAGACATCGTCAAGCATGAGCAGCAAGTGCGTGAGCAGGGCTTCGCAGGGCTTAATAAAGCCGCATTGCGTCAGTTAAAGCGCAAAGGCTTTTCCGATGCGCGTTTGGCCGCCTTGTTGGGCGTATCAGAAATTGAAGTGCGCAAGCTGCGTGACAAATTTCAGATTCATCCTGTCTATAAGCGTGTCGATACCTGTGCTGCTGAGTTCTCGTCTGATACGGCCTATATGTATTCCACCTATGATGAAGAGTGTGAGTCACAGCCGACAGATAAGAAGAAAATCATGGTTATTGGCGGTGGCCCAAACCGAATTGGGCAAGGGATCGAGTTCGATTACTGCTGTGTCCACGCGTCATTGGCCCTGCGTGAGGACGGTTTCGAAACCATCATGGTTAACTGTAACCCAGAAACCGTTTCTACCGACTATGACACCTCAGACCGCCTCTATTTTGAGCCGATCACCTTGGAAGACGTACTCGCCATTGTGAACGTTGAAAAACCAGAAGGCGTGATTGTTCAGTACGGCGGACAAACACCACTTAAGCTGGCACGTGACTTAGAGGCCGCTGGCGTGCCGATTATCGGAACCAGCCCTGACGCGATTGACCGCGCCGAAGATCGTGAGCGCTTCCAAGATGCAGTGCAGCGCCTTGGCCTTAAGCAGCCTGCTAACGCGACAGTCACCGCACTGGAGCAAGCGGTGGAGAAAGCCAAAGAAATTGGTTATCCGTTGGTGGTGCGTCCGTCTTACGTACTGGGCGGACGGGCGATGGAAATTGTCTATGATGAAACCGACCTGCGCCGCTACTTCAACGAGGCGGTGAGTGTGTCGCATGAGTCGCCAGTCCTGCTGGACCACTTCTTGGATGATGCGACGGAAGTGGATATCGATGCGGTGTGCGATGGTGAAACGGCCGTGATTGGCGGCATTATGGAGCATATCGAGCAAGCTGGCGTGCACTCCGGTGACTCTGCCTGCTCGTTGCCCGCGTATACGTTAAGTGACGATATCCAAGATCGCATGCGTGAACAGGTGCGCAAGCTGGCGTTGGAGTTAGGCGTGAACGGGTTGGTCAACACCCAGTTTGCGGTGAAGGATGATGAAATCTACCTGATTGAGGTTAACCCTCGCGCCGCTCGAACGGTGCCATTTGTCTCTAAAGCGACGGGTGTCCCGCTGGCGAAAATCGCCGCGCGCGTCATGGCTGGCCGCTCCTTGGCTGAGCAAGGGTTTGTTAAAGAGGTGATTCCGCCTTATTACTCGGTGAAAGAGGTCGTGCTACCGTTCAACAAATTCCCAGGGGTTGACCCGCTGCTGGGCCCTGAAATGCGCTCGACCGGTGAGGTGATGGGCGTGGGCGACACCTTTGCCGAAGCCTTTGCAAAAGCAGACCTCGCTTGCGGTAAAGCCTACAGTGAGGGCGGACGGGCCTTGTTATCGGTGCGCAATAATGACAAACAGCGCGTGGTGGATTTGGCAGCGAAGTTACTCAAGCTTGGTTTTGAGCTAGACGCTACCCACGGCACCGCGGTGATCCTTGGCGAAGCGGGCATCAATCCGCGTCTGGTCAATAAGGTGCACGAAGGGCGGCCACACATTCTTGATCGCATCAAAAATGGTGAGTACAGCTATATTGTCAACACCACGGAAGGACGCCAAGCGATTGAAGATTCGAAAGTCTTGCGCCGTGGCGCGCTCGCAGCCAAGGTGAATTATACCACTACGCTGAACGCCGCCTTCGCCACGTGCATGGCGTTAACGGCCGCCGACATGAGCAAGGTCAACCCTGTGCAATCTTTGCATGCACGGGTGCTGACTACGTCGTAG
- the carA gene encoding glutamine-hydrolyzing carbamoyl-phosphate synthase small subunit, with protein MSKSALLVLEDGTVFHGTPIGADGTAVGEVVFNTSMTGYQEILTDPSYSRQIVTLTYPHIGNTGTNTEDEESSQVHAQGLVIRDLPLLASNFRNQQSLSDYLKHHNILGIADIDTRKLTRLLREKGAQNGCIVAGDSVDEALALAKAQDFPGLKGMDLAKEVTTKESYSWTQGSWQLHQGLPDATPESELPYHVVAYDFGAKRNILRMLVDRGCRLTVVPATTPADEVLAMNPDGVFLSNGPGDPAPCDYAIEATQAFLEEGVPVFGICLGHQILALASGAKTVKMKFGHHGANHPVKDIDRGVVMITSQNHGFAADKDSLPETLRATHVSLFDGSLQGIHRTDKPAFSFQGHPEASPGPHDAAPLFDHFIDLIKQHRA; from the coding sequence TTGAGCAAGTCTGCGCTCTTAGTCCTAGAAGATGGGACAGTGTTCCACGGTACCCCGATCGGCGCTGATGGCACCGCGGTGGGAGAAGTGGTTTTCAATACCTCGATGACGGGGTATCAAGAAATACTAACCGACCCCTCTTATTCCCGTCAGATCGTGACACTCACCTATCCCCACATTGGCAACACCGGCACCAACACCGAAGACGAAGAATCTAGCCAAGTCCACGCCCAAGGCCTCGTCATTCGTGATCTCCCCCTGTTAGCCAGCAACTTCCGCAATCAACAATCCCTTTCTGATTACCTCAAACATCACAACATTCTCGGCATTGCCGATATTGATACGCGCAAACTTACGCGATTATTGCGTGAAAAGGGTGCTCAGAATGGCTGTATTGTGGCTGGTGATAGTGTGGATGAGGCATTGGCTCTGGCGAAAGCGCAGGACTTTCCTGGCTTGAAGGGAATGGATCTCGCCAAAGAAGTGACCACCAAAGAAAGCTACAGCTGGACACAAGGCTCTTGGCAGCTTCATCAAGGCTTGCCTGACGCTACACCAGAGAGCGAGTTGCCCTATCACGTGGTGGCCTATGACTTTGGTGCTAAACGCAATATTTTGCGCATGTTAGTTGACCGTGGCTGTCGCTTGACCGTGGTGCCGGCGACGACACCGGCTGATGAGGTGTTGGCGATGAACCCGGATGGTGTTTTCTTATCTAATGGCCCCGGCGACCCAGCACCATGTGATTATGCCATTGAGGCAACACAAGCGTTTTTAGAAGAAGGCGTGCCTGTCTTTGGTATTTGCCTGGGTCATCAGATATTGGCACTGGCGAGCGGCGCGAAGACAGTAAAAATGAAGTTTGGCCACCATGGCGCTAACCATCCAGTGAAAGACATAGACCGTGGCGTGGTGATGATCACCAGCCAGAACCATGGCTTTGCCGCCGATAAAGACAGCCTGCCAGAAACGCTGCGCGCGACCCATGTGTCTTTATTTGATGGAAGTTTGCAAGGTATTCATCGCACCGACAAGCCCGCATTTAGCTTCCAAGGGCACCCCGAGGCAAGCCCAGGGCCGCATGATGCTGCCCCTCTTTTTGATCACTTTATCGATCTTATCAAACAACATCGCGCCTAA
- the dapB gene encoding 4-hydroxy-tetrahydrodipicolinate reductase: MVRIAIAGAAGRMGRNLIQAVSQYPDAVLGAASERPESSLVGTDAGELAGIGRLGVNVVDDLRKVSDDFDVVIDFTAPAATLANLTLCQEAGKQLVIGTTGFDEAQKQTIEKAAVSTAMVMAPNYSVGVNLVFKLLEQAAKVMGDECDIEIVEAHHRHKVDAPSGTALGMGEAIAGAMGNQLSDVAVYAREGITGERSKDEIGFATIRAGDIVGEHTAMFADIGERVEITHKASNRNTFAKGAVRAAVWLNQHQRGLYTMQDVLNLK; this comes from the coding sequence ATGGTACGTATTGCCATAGCCGGTGCGGCCGGACGCATGGGGCGCAACCTCATTCAAGCGGTTTCACAGTATCCAGACGCCGTGTTAGGAGCGGCGAGCGAAAGGCCTGAATCTAGCTTAGTTGGTACCGATGCAGGCGAGTTGGCAGGGATCGGCCGTTTGGGAGTGAATGTGGTGGACGATTTGCGTAAAGTCAGTGACGACTTTGATGTGGTGATTGATTTTACTGCTCCCGCTGCAACCTTGGCTAATTTAACGCTGTGCCAAGAAGCCGGTAAGCAACTGGTCATCGGCACCACAGGCTTTGATGAGGCGCAAAAACAAACCATTGAAAAGGCTGCAGTCTCAACAGCCATGGTGATGGCACCCAACTACAGTGTTGGTGTGAATCTTGTCTTCAAGTTACTTGAGCAGGCGGCGAAAGTGATGGGAGACGAGTGCGACATTGAAATTGTTGAAGCGCACCATCGCCATAAAGTGGACGCACCATCAGGTACTGCATTAGGTATGGGTGAAGCGATCGCCGGTGCGATGGGGAACCAGCTTAGTGATGTGGCGGTTTATGCCCGTGAGGGGATCACTGGCGAGCGGAGTAAAGACGAGATTGGCTTTGCGACCATTCGAGCTGGGGACATTGTCGGCGAACACACAGCGATGTTTGCCGATATTGGCGAGCGTGTAGAAATCACCCACAAGGCCTCTAACCGTAATACCTTTGCTAAAGGGGCGGTACGTGCCGCGGTATGGCTCAATCAGCATCAACGCGGTTTATACACGATGCAAGATGTCCTCAATCTTAAATAA
- the ispH gene encoding 4-hydroxy-3-methylbut-2-enyl diphosphate reductase yields MKILLANPRGFCAGVDRAISIVERALEIYQPPIYVRHEVVHNRFVVEGLKQRGAIFVEQISEVPDDNIVIFSAHGVSQAVRNEAKSRQLTVFDATCPLVTKVHMEVARASRKNMEVVLIGHAGHPEVEGTMGQYASETGGMYLVETPEDVYTLEVNDPDNLHYVSQTTLSVDETADVIDTLRKVFPNIQGPRKDDICYATQNRQDAVRDLAQSCDVMVVVGSKNSSNSNRLRELSEKLGTPGYLTDTAEDIDPAWFEGKQTVGITAGASAPEELVDQIIERIKQLGATHVDNLAGREENMFFEVPKELQIREVT; encoded by the coding sequence ATGAAGATCTTACTTGCCAATCCCCGTGGCTTTTGCGCAGGGGTTGACCGTGCCATCAGTATTGTTGAGCGAGCGCTGGAAATCTACCAACCTCCCATTTATGTCCGTCATGAAGTGGTACACAACCGCTTTGTGGTGGAAGGCTTAAAACAGCGCGGGGCGATTTTTGTTGAGCAGATCAGCGAAGTCCCCGATGACAATATTGTGATTTTCTCCGCCCACGGCGTGTCTCAGGCCGTGCGCAATGAGGCCAAGTCGCGTCAGTTAACCGTGTTTGACGCTACGTGTCCGCTGGTAACTAAAGTGCATATGGAAGTGGCCCGCGCCAGCCGTAAGAACATGGAAGTGGTACTGATTGGTCACGCTGGTCACCCAGAAGTGGAAGGCACCATGGGACAATACGCCAGTGAAACCGGTGGGATGTATTTGGTCGAAACCCCAGAGGATGTGTATACCTTGGAGGTGAACGACCCCGATAACCTGCATTATGTCAGTCAAACCACCCTGTCGGTCGACGAAACGGCGGATGTGATTGATACTCTGCGTAAGGTGTTTCCTAACATCCAAGGACCACGCAAAGACGACATTTGTTATGCCACCCAGAACCGCCAAGACGCAGTGCGCGATTTAGCGCAAAGCTGTGATGTGATGGTGGTGGTTGGCTCAAAAAACAGCTCCAACTCAAACCGTCTGCGCGAGCTGTCCGAAAAACTGGGGACGCCAGGTTATTTAACTGACACGGCAGAAGATATTGATCCGGCCTGGTTTGAAGGCAAGCAGACGGTTGGGATCACGGCCGGCGCCTCGGCGCCAGAAGAGCTAGTGGATCAAATTATCGAGCGGATCAAGCAGCTGGGTGCGACACATGTTGATAACCTTGCTGGGCGTGAAGAAAACATGTTTTTTGAAGTACCTAAAGAGCTACAAATTCGTGAAGTCACCTAG
- the fkpB gene encoding FKBP-type peptidyl-prolyl cis-trans isomerase gives MTAITASSEVIMHFTIKLEDGSVADTTHNAGKPAKLVMGDGSLTENFETCLLGLKEGESSSFTLAPEDAFGQPNPDNIHHMDRRHFGGETPAEEGAIIAFSGPQGQEIPGIITAVTGDSVTVDFNHPLAGKTVIFDVEIISVQ, from the coding sequence ATGACAGCAATCACAGCATCTAGTGAAGTCATTATGCACTTTACCATCAAACTAGAAGATGGTTCGGTCGCCGACACCACCCATAATGCCGGCAAACCGGCGAAGCTGGTCATGGGCGATGGCAGCTTGACGGAAAACTTTGAAACGTGCCTTCTTGGTTTAAAAGAAGGGGAGTCGAGCAGCTTCACCTTAGCGCCAGAGGACGCATTCGGCCAACCTAACCCGGATAACATCCATCACATGGATCGCCGCCACTTTGGCGGAGAAACGCCGGCAGAGGAAGGGGCGATCATCGCCTTTAGTGGGCCTCAAGGACAGGAGATCCCAGGGATCATTACCGCAGTCACTGGGGATTCTGTTACGGTTGATTTTAATCACCCACTGGCTGGGAAAACCGTCATTTTTGACGTTGAAATTATAAGTGTGCAATAA
- the lspA gene encoding signal peptidase II codes for MQTLSLSQSGWRWLWLAPLVFALDIGSKWLVMQTMEYGFAHRIEVLPFFNLTYVHNHGAAFSFLSDAGGWQRWLFSVIALGVSGLLAYWMRHTPANKRMINIAYAMIIGGALGNLFDRLVHGYVIDFLDFYLGNSHWPAFNLADSAICVGAALIILDSFRQGQSSTKQG; via the coding sequence ATGCAGACTCTTTCCCTCTCGCAATCAGGTTGGCGCTGGCTTTGGCTGGCGCCGCTGGTCTTTGCACTTGATATCGGCAGTAAATGGCTAGTGATGCAAACCATGGAATATGGGTTTGCTCACCGCATCGAAGTATTGCCTTTCTTTAACCTAACGTATGTGCACAACCATGGCGCGGCGTTTAGTTTTTTAAGTGATGCGGGTGGCTGGCAACGCTGGCTGTTCAGTGTCATTGCGCTGGGTGTCAGCGGGCTATTGGCGTATTGGATGCGGCATACCCCGGCCAATAAACGCATGATCAATATCGCTTATGCCATGATCATTGGCGGGGCGCTAGGCAACCTGTTCGATCGCCTTGTTCATGGCTATGTGATTGACTTTCTTGATTTTTACCTCGGTAATTCGCACTGGCCAGCGTTTAACCTCGCCGACTCGGCGATTTGCGTGGGAGCGGCATTAATCATCTTGGATAGTTTTCGTCAAGGCCAGTCATCGACTAAACAAGGATGA